From Rubripirellula reticaptiva, the proteins below share one genomic window:
- a CDS encoding choice-of-anchor Q domain-containing protein: MSRFRSVRDHRNDKRRRTAKRGGPWSRRRLLIESLEDRNLLAALTVNSFADNTTSGDGLVTLREAIIAANADATTDLSQTGSGADTITFDPIVFATAQTINIGSQLPTITAALTISGPGANLLTIDAGDGTDNTFDTGDGFRIFNIDDSNNGSHINVAVSGLTLTGGDIVGVGGAIFNNESLSISNSTLTANAATGRGGAIVNGNDANLNLTGSTLSNNRTRDDGGGIVNFGTASVVESTISGNSAVQDGGGIFSYFYDSLTVRNSTISGNSASGSGGAIFNLNGTINVNSSTLTNNTASNSGGGIFGTNAGPTVINVANSIVSGNTAPSNPNVSGTLDSNSSNILSGNPLLGPLANNGGPTKTHALLTGSPAIDAGSSSELFDQRGVPRPIDDPVAPGSGTDIGAYELESTLPTVVSVDTNLSFIADANVGTDAFAVAVVFSEPMDSGVTPVLTFNPTASTALANGTGLWSGGNQTYTVTYDVVDTGVDIANVTIDVTGAKDIAGNGQVDYTPEIEFSVDTLNPTVAVDIVAATMDAGSTSVVNFLFSESVSDFGDSDITVIRGTLSPISGSGTTYSATFTPQVGAELTAAITVATNRFTDAAGNSNVNSSSDTVELLPSRGLVVDTTAYGRDGNYTLGQLSLNEAVFLANLVSGPDTISFGSYFDTPRTINVSGSVLSITDTLTIAGPGQELLTLNAFNNSRVLDFTGTTGDLTVSGLKLTRGQTTQYGGGIRFLSSGDLTLIASTVSESTGYYGGGIYAPAGDVFVINSTVSGNTAGISGGGIFASNSSATVTVIDSTVSGNVASTGHGGGINSYLGDLSLIGSTISGNSASLYGGGILTGPNSVSIDRSTIFGNSAQVGGGIRAFSTNANPSFTVTNSIIYGNTASAAPQLAHNLGSVLTINYTLIGSTSGTLINGSTGTGNLFGWNPQLGPLADNGGPTQTHALSASSPAIDAGNPTIAFNATEYDQRGLPFVRVFDGNASAGSRIDMGAFEFQTLPTLVVDSLGDIDDDDYSAGELTLREAVYLANVAPGINTITFGSLFDTVQSINLTAGELQINESLAVIGPGQDLLTIDAQGASRVVNFSSFNDDLSISGLTLTGGQTTGDGGGIIFNSSGNLALTGSTVSDNTSTFRGGGIYTVNGNVNLNSSTVSGNSITGSDAYGGGIYSFSGPVNLTSSTISGNSITGTGTSAGGGVYTSSGNVTLTNSTVSGNQANTAANSFGGGIATRSGSLAASGSTISENQAHSAGGIWVEYSPPVTIYNSIIAENPSTNAELSLGSGTRTIDYSLISFSAATFGIGNLSFQAPMLGPLADNGGPTQTHALLPGSPAFNAGDPAIVFNAAEFDQRGSGFDRVKFGRIDIGSFERNGYDFGDSPSPYPTLLTNNGAAHEPIGPTLGQLRDAEGDGQADDGADEDGVTFNAGTILIGATDATVTVNVQGGPAKLDAWIDFDGDGSWNAVEQVFESVDVVNGDNVLTFSVPATAIGGLTQARFRLSTAGNLSPGGFASDGEVEDYPVTIIDLAPPSVTSVTAFRIVGSVATTSSLISDADVGVHKVAFVIQFSEAMDQNAIPVLTFDKDVTSTLVNADGFWPITNGNVSFVVFYDVLDANIRIDDVTIDITGATDVFANAQLDYTPEIEFSIDTLNPTVTVDFATDALDGSGSSLVSFNVSETMTGFDVGDVATIGGTLSGFVLNDPFYSAIFTPNVGFEGTARVTVVAGSVSDAAGNFAAEALDTIEVLPSRGLIVDTSTDVVDGDYSPNELSLREAVLLANLVPDDVITFDAAVFTGGANSLIRLTQGELLITAGLTIDGSLGTEIVITADASSNDVLVPGTYVTDVAASLAANASSLDDNSRVVNFSAATGDLTLVGLTVTGGRTTGANDIGGGIRFDSMDGLTLTSSTVSGNSTTGELGLGGGIYAFGDATLDSSTLSGNRTYGNEGIGGGIFARHGDVILTSSTISGNSTSGDFADGGGIAARYGDITLMESTISGNSGSDGGGIFMFRGGLSLSHSTISGNVAEERGGGVFVINYGYNPPLTIESSIVAGNTDNGSGPDLHPDPDSTQTINHSLIGISALTITGSNNQIGSVATPVEPLLGALADNGGPTQTHALLPGSPAINAGDPGFSSPPNFDQRGFARVAGGQIDMGAFEAQETPSLTVTTPNDIIDENDQFTSLREAIRFANALPGSQTITFDANIFLGDGNSLIRLTQGELEITDMLTIDGTTGLNVTITGDALGNDELVLGTLITDVAASVNLQLDNNSRVLNFSSTTGDLTVNGLTVTGGQALDGGGIRFNSDGVLSLISSTISGNSAYQGGGIWNKGTAIVTSSVLSGNSAYQGGGGGIWNLGTMTVTNSTLSGNIGGIGSGGGINNVSGTVTVTSSTLSGNSAFAGGGINNVSGTVTVNNSIVAGSTSGGDLVGTFNGTFNLIQDGSGGLVDTIVGNPLLGPLANNGGPTLTHAISPVSPAFNAGDPAIPFNVGEFDQRGSTPFSRVLFGRIDIGAFESSGFDFGDAPDSYGTLLASEGARHEAVGPTLGATRDGESDAVAPLDGSGDGADDDGVIFGTIQVGQTDASVTVNVQGAAGKLDAWIDFNGDGTFDGLGERIASRALVNVGDNVVLFDVPADAVSGQTLYARIRLSTAGGLGPRGLALDGEVEDHPLTINPPDFSRFFADSGQSLVNSSLSYSVSMGDLDGDGDLDAFVANVQGDHQVWINTGGVFAGSQTLANSLRSTSVSLGDLDGDGDLDAFVANDQGAHQVWTNTGGVFAGSQTLANNLRSFSVSLGDFDGDGDLDAFVANNSDDHQVWTNAGGVFTNSQSLVNGLRSYSVSLGDIDGDGDLDAFVANVGDDHQVWTNTNGVFTNSQSLANSSNSRSVRLGDVDGDGDLDAFVANYQGDHQVWTNTGGVFAGSQSLVNSSLSYSVSMGDLDGDGDLDAFVANYQGDHQVWTNTNGVFAGSQTLANSLGGLSVSLGDVDSDGDLDALVVNYTGDHQVWTNVKPDFGDAPDSYGTLLASDGARHDTVGPTLGATRDIESDAVAPLDGSGDGADDDGVFFGTIQVGTAIAGVNIDLQNAASARVDAWIDFDGNGVWDASDRILDNVFVSGGLQTLNFVVPANAVVGDTYARVRVSSAGGLGPHGPALDGEVEDYLVTITKNVVFNLPTGVSNDVNLQLNGANVEVTDNNNGGAVMFTTPLSSTQSLTINGGTLNDNVNIDFDATTAGGFFSFVGGIAFNGSNGIDKLVVNGTGTSRATYHSSNSTLGDASITTRDGANTSVVAFTGVEPLAVTGMLTFAVDGTLNVGADTLTIESTLMAALDDLTLLDGGTITSASGLALGSGESLIGNGTIDGPFAGQSGSTVLLTGDLTIGDAAAFNGFDTDGILRIANHTLTLMDANQVVLGSLTTLGSSGNAGTIIAANGALIDFGDNLTGFGTLDTPNDLALMSLINGSVDGTSPAQPITLPGYSKGIGSLNNVNITGTHSPGFSPAQVVNGSVTYAASATTIIELGGTTPGSSGHDQLIHTGAVALGGDIQVVELNGFTPNVGDSFVLMTSSAGFTGDFDRVELPAAPLGSDWDLKVGSNEVRLTLVDLAQVGAVLMDNDTGQRSQIRTLEVQFEGSVDIEPGAFTLTKRGSQGGTVDITFTYQDDANDNTIATILFESTSVFTRGTQNSLVDGNYELSVDPNKVSRAGTSVRLDGDGNGLQGGDYGIGTLESDNFFAHFGDTSGDRIVGVPEYGQFIQTFFKPTNDAAFNDLYDFDGDGVVGIPDYGQFIQRFFKGIEYE; the protein is encoded by the coding sequence CCGAAGCGTCCGAGACCATCGCAACGACAAGCGACGCCGCACCGCCAAACGAGGTGGTCCATGGTCGCGGCGGCGGCTGTTGATTGAATCGCTTGAGGATCGGAATCTGCTGGCTGCGCTGACGGTGAACAGTTTCGCCGATAACACAACCAGCGGAGACGGACTCGTCACGCTTCGCGAAGCCATCATCGCGGCCAATGCCGATGCCACCACCGACCTAAGTCAGACCGGCAGCGGCGCCGACACGATCACGTTTGATCCGATCGTTTTCGCAACCGCCCAAACGATCAACATCGGCAGTCAATTGCCGACGATCACTGCCGCATTAACGATTAGCGGCCCTGGCGCCAACTTGCTGACGATCGATGCGGGAGACGGAACGGACAACACTTTCGATACTGGTGATGGCTTTCGCATTTTCAACATCGACGACAGCAACAATGGATCGCATATCAACGTGGCCGTTAGTGGCTTGACGTTGACCGGTGGCGATATCGTTGGTGTGGGTGGTGCCATCTTCAACAATGAAAGTTTATCGATCAGCAACAGCACCTTGACTGCGAATGCCGCCACAGGTCGAGGCGGAGCTATCGTCAATGGAAACGATGCTAATCTGAATCTGACCGGCAGTACGCTGTCTAATAACCGAACTCGCGACGATGGCGGCGGCATCGTCAACTTTGGGACAGCCAGCGTCGTCGAAAGTACCATTTCCGGGAATTCCGCAGTCCAAGATGGTGGCGGAATTTTCAGCTACTTCTACGACTCGTTGACCGTGCGCAACAGCACCATTTCAGGGAACTCGGCATCGGGCAGCGGCGGTGCGATCTTCAATCTAAATGGCACAATCAATGTCAACAGCAGCACACTCACCAACAACACCGCATCGAACAGCGGCGGTGGCATTTTCGGAACCAACGCCGGTCCCACGGTCATCAATGTCGCCAATAGCATCGTTTCCGGGAATACGGCGCCTTCGAATCCCAATGTTTCGGGAACCCTGGATAGCAACAGCTCTAATATTCTCAGTGGCAACCCGCTGTTGGGCCCGCTGGCCAACAACGGCGGACCGACGAAGACGCATGCATTGCTAACCGGTAGCCCCGCGATCGACGCGGGATCATCATCGGAACTCTTTGACCAGCGCGGCGTGCCGCGCCCGATCGACGATCCCGTGGCGCCGGGTAGCGGCACTGATATCGGCGCTTACGAATTGGAGTCGACGCTGCCGACGGTTGTCTCCGTTGACACGAATCTTTCCTTCATCGCTGATGCGAACGTCGGAACCGATGCGTTTGCTGTCGCCGTTGTATTCAGCGAACCGATGGATTCGGGCGTCACTCCAGTCTTGACGTTCAATCCTACCGCAAGCACGGCGCTGGCAAATGGAACGGGCCTCTGGTCCGGCGGCAACCAAACCTACACGGTGACTTACGACGTTGTCGACACCGGCGTGGATATCGCCAACGTGACCATCGATGTCACGGGAGCGAAAGACATTGCCGGCAACGGGCAAGTCGACTACACGCCCGAGATTGAGTTCTCCGTCGACACGCTCAATCCAACCGTAGCGGTCGATATCGTTGCCGCGACGATGGACGCGGGCAGCACATCGGTGGTGAACTTTCTGTTCAGCGAGTCGGTGAGTGACTTCGGTGACAGTGACATCACCGTTATCCGAGGAACGCTTTCACCGATCTCAGGCAGCGGCACCACCTACAGCGCCACGTTTACGCCACAGGTCGGTGCGGAACTTACCGCTGCGATAACAGTCGCCACCAATCGCTTTACTGATGCTGCGGGCAATTCCAATGTGAATTCAAGCAGCGACACTGTTGAACTATTGCCATCGCGTGGACTTGTCGTGGACACAACCGCATACGGACGCGATGGAAATTACACGCTTGGCCAATTGAGTTTGAACGAAGCTGTGTTCTTGGCAAATTTGGTTTCCGGTCCAGACACCATCTCGTTCGGATCGTATTTTGATACTCCCCGAACAATCAATGTCTCCGGAAGTGTGCTGTCGATCACCGACACTTTGACGATCGCCGGTCCCGGCCAGGAATTGCTAACGCTCAATGCGTTTAATAACAGTCGAGTCTTGGATTTCACCGGCACGACGGGCGACCTGACTGTATCGGGTCTGAAGCTGACCCGTGGACAGACGACTCAGTACGGCGGCGGCATTCGATTTCTATCCTCTGGCGATCTCACGTTGATTGCCAGCACGGTTAGTGAAAGTACAGGCTATTATGGCGGCGGGATTTACGCGCCCGCAGGCGACGTGTTTGTCATCAACAGTACCGTCAGCGGAAACACCGCGGGCATTTCTGGCGGCGGGATATTTGCATCCAATTCGAGCGCCACCGTGACGGTGATCGACAGCACGGTTAGTGGAAACGTTGCAAGCACTGGCCATGGTGGCGGTATCAATTCCTATTTGGGCGATCTCTCGTTAATTGGTAGCACAATCAGCGGAAATAGTGCGTCTCTCTATGGCGGCGGTATTCTGACGGGTCCAAACTCGGTCTCGATCGATCGCAGTACGATCTTCGGTAACAGCGCGCAGGTTGGCGGCGGAATTCGGGCTTTCAGCACGAATGCGAATCCAAGCTTCACGGTTACGAATTCGATCATCTACGGGAATACCGCCAGCGCGGCGCCTCAACTAGCGCATAATCTTGGGAGCGTATTGACGATCAACTACACCTTGATCGGCAGCACGTCAGGCACGTTAATCAATGGATCGACAGGCACGGGCAATCTATTTGGCTGGAATCCGCAACTCGGGCCGCTTGCGGACAACGGCGGCCCCACGCAGACGCATGCGTTGAGCGCGAGCAGCCCAGCGATTGATGCGGGCAATCCTACGATCGCATTCAACGCGACCGAGTACGACCAACGCGGTTTGCCCTTTGTTCGAGTCTTTGATGGGAACGCATCCGCCGGTTCACGAATTGACATGGGCGCGTTTGAGTTTCAAACGCTGCCGACGTTGGTCGTTGATAGTCTAGGTGACATCGATGACGATGACTATTCGGCCGGCGAACTGACCCTTCGCGAAGCTGTGTACCTCGCCAACGTCGCCCCAGGCATCAACACCATCACATTCGGATCGCTTTTCGACACGGTGCAGTCGATCAACCTGACCGCTGGCGAACTTCAAATCAACGAATCGTTGGCGGTCATCGGCCCCGGCCAAGATTTGCTGACGATTGATGCGCAAGGTGCATCACGTGTCGTGAACTTCTCCTCGTTCAATGACGATCTTTCGATCTCGGGTCTGACCCTCACCGGCGGACAGACCACCGGCGACGGCGGCGGAATTATCTTCAACTCCAGCGGCAACCTTGCCCTCACTGGCAGCACCGTCAGCGACAACACGTCAACCTTCAGAGGCGGCGGTATCTACACCGTCAATGGCAACGTAAATCTGAATAGCAGCACGGTCAGCGGGAACAGCATCACGGGCAGTGATGCGTATGGCGGTGGTATCTATTCGTTTAGCGGCCCGGTCAACCTGACCAGCAGCACGATCAGCGGCAATAGCATCACAGGAACTGGCACGTCAGCGGGTGGTGGTGTTTATACGTCATCTGGAAACGTGACGCTGACGAACAGCACCGTCAGTGGAAACCAGGCCAACACGGCTGCCAACTCCTTTGGCGGCGGCATCGCCACACGATCTGGCAGCTTGGCTGCAAGCGGTAGCACAATCAGCGAGAACCAAGCACACTCCGCGGGAGGAATCTGGGTCGAATATTCCCCGCCTGTGACGATCTACAACTCGATCATCGCCGAGAATCCTTCCACGAATGCGGAACTTAGTCTGGGTAGCGGGACGCGAACGATTGACTACAGCCTGATCAGTTTTTCCGCAGCGACATTTGGCATCGGGAATCTATCCTTCCAAGCTCCCATGCTTGGTCCGCTTGCTGACAACGGTGGACCGACGCAGACTCATGCGCTCTTACCCGGCAGTCCAGCGTTCAATGCGGGCGACCCCGCAATCGTGTTTAACGCTGCCGAGTTTGACCAGCGCGGCAGTGGTTTCGACCGTGTAAAATTTGGCCGAATCGACATCGGGTCTTTCGAGCGAAATGGCTACGATTTTGGTGATTCGCCAAGCCCTTATCCCACGCTGTTGACCAACAACGGTGCAGCCCACGAACCAATCGGTCCAACCTTGGGCCAGCTCCGTGACGCCGAAGGGGACGGCCAAGCCGATGACGGTGCCGATGAAGACGGCGTGACATTCAACGCAGGCACCATCTTGATCGGTGCGACTGACGCCACGGTGACCGTGAACGTTCAAGGCGGACCAGCGAAACTGGATGCCTGGATCGACTTCGATGGCGACGGTTCGTGGAACGCAGTAGAACAAGTGTTTGAATCGGTCGATGTCGTCAACGGTGACAATGTTTTGACCTTCAGCGTTCCCGCAACTGCGATCGGAGGCTTGACCCAGGCCCGCTTCCGGCTCAGTACCGCCGGCAACTTGAGCCCAGGTGGTTTCGCCAGTGATGGCGAAGTCGAAGACTATCCGGTCACGATCATCGATTTGGCGCCACCGTCGGTCACATCGGTCACCGCATTCCGCATCGTCGGCTCCGTCGCGACGACATCGTCGCTGATCAGCGATGCTGACGTTGGTGTCCACAAAGTGGCTTTTGTCATTCAGTTCAGTGAAGCGATGGACCAAAACGCGATTCCGGTACTGACTTTCGATAAAGACGTGACGTCGACCTTGGTCAATGCCGACGGCTTTTGGCCAATCACCAACGGCAACGTCAGCTTCGTCGTATTTTACGATGTCCTCGACGCCAACATTAGAATCGACGACGTGACCATCGATATCACTGGCGCAACGGACGTTTTTGCAAACGCGCAGTTGGACTACACGCCGGAGATCGAGTTCTCGATCGATACGCTCAATCCAACGGTCACGGTGGATTTTGCAACCGATGCATTGGACGGCAGCGGCTCGTCACTGGTCAGCTTTAACGTGAGCGAGACCATGACAGGTTTCGACGTTGGAGACGTTGCGACGATTGGTGGTACGCTTTCGGGGTTCGTACTCAACGACCCGTTCTATAGCGCAATCTTCACGCCGAACGTTGGCTTTGAGGGCACCGCTCGTGTCACCGTGGTCGCCGGAAGTGTCAGCGATGCGGCCGGAAACTTTGCTGCGGAAGCTCTCGATACGATCGAAGTTCTACCATCGCGCGGACTCATCGTTGACACGTCGACCGATGTCGTCGACGGCGATTATTCGCCCAATGAACTCAGTCTGCGTGAAGCGGTTCTCTTGGCGAATCTGGTTCCCGATGATGTGATCACGTTTGACGCGGCCGTCTTTACCGGCGGCGCGAACAGTTTGATCCGACTGACGCAAGGTGAGCTGCTGATCACGGCGGGATTGACCATCGACGGTTCCCTCGGCACGGAGATCGTGATCACCGCTGACGCGAGTTCGAATGACGTTCTAGTACCGGGCACCTACGTCACGGATGTCGCCGCGAGCCTCGCCGCGAATGCCAGTTCACTCGACGATAACTCTCGTGTTGTGAACTTCTCTGCCGCCACTGGCGATCTAACGTTGGTAGGGCTGACGGTGACCGGCGGTCGCACCACCGGTGCCAATGACATTGGCGGAGGCATCCGGTTCGATTCAATGGACGGTCTGACGCTTACCAGCAGCACCGTCAGTGGTAACTCGACCACAGGCGAATTAGGCCTTGGCGGCGGCATCTACGCTTTTGGCGATGCAACCTTGGATAGCAGCACGCTCAGCGGCAATCGCACCTACGGAAACGAAGGCATCGGCGGCGGTATTTTCGCTCGGCATGGTGACGTGATCCTGACCAGCAGCACGATCAGCGGCAACAGCACCTCGGGCGACTTTGCCGATGGCGGCGGCATCGCAGCTCGCTACGGTGACATCACGCTGATGGAAAGTACCATCAGCGGCAACAGTGGTTCGGATGGCGGCGGCATCTTCATGTTTAGAGGCGGCTTGTCACTGTCGCACAGTACGATCAGCGGCAACGTGGCGGAAGAAAGGGGAGGTGGCGTTTTTGTAATCAATTACGGCTACAACCCTCCGCTGACGATCGAAAGCTCGATCGTTGCGGGGAATACCGACAACGGTTCTGGCCCCGACCTGCATCCTGACCCCGACAGCACGCAAACGATCAACCATAGCCTGATTGGCATATCGGCGCTAACGATCACTGGCAGCAACAATCAAATCGGCAGCGTGGCAACTCCCGTCGAACCGCTGCTCGGTGCGCTGGCCGATAACGGAGGCCCAACACAGACGCATGCGTTGTTGCCTGGTAGTCCGGCAATCAATGCTGGCGACCCTGGGTTCAGTTCACCGCCCAATTTCGATCAACGTGGATTCGCTCGCGTTGCTGGCGGACAGATTGATATGGGTGCGTTCGAGGCCCAGGAGACTCCGAGTCTCACGGTCACAACACCCAACGACATCATTGACGAAAACGATCAGTTCACGTCGTTACGTGAGGCAATCAGATTCGCCAACGCCTTACCGGGTTCCCAAACGATCACGTTCGATGCCAATATTTTTCTTGGAGATGGGAACAGTTTGATCCGTCTGACCCAAGGCGAACTCGAGATCACCGATATGCTGACGATCGATGGCACGACCGGCTTGAACGTGACGATCACGGGCGATGCACTAGGCAATGACGAGTTGGTTCTAGGCACATTGATCACTGACGTCGCCGCCTCCGTAAACTTGCAACTAGATAACAACTCGCGGGTCCTGAATTTTTCCAGCACCACAGGCGATCTGACAGTCAATGGTCTGACAGTCACCGGCGGCCAGGCGCTTGATGGCGGCGGCATTCGTTTCAATTCAGACGGTGTGCTCTCACTCATCAGCAGTACGATCAGTGGCAATTCGGCTTACCAAGGCGGGGGCATCTGGAATAAGGGTACGGCGATCGTCACCAGCAGCGTGCTCAGCGGCAATTCGGCTTACCAAGGCGGCGGCGGCGGCATCTGGAACTTAGGTACGATGACCGTCACCAACAGCACACTCAGCGGAAATATTGGCGGCATCGGCAGCGGCGGCGGAATCAACAACGTCTCCGGTACGGTGACCGTCACCAGCAGCACGCTCAGCGGCAATTCGGCTTTCGCAGGCGGCGGCATTAACAACGTGTCCGGTACGGTGACCGTCAACAACAGCATCGTGGCAGGCAGCACTTCAGGCGGAGACCTTGTCGGTACCTTCAACGGTACCTTCAATCTCATCCAGGATGGATCGGGAGGGTTGGTGGACACGATTGTCGGCAATCCACTGCTCGGCCCACTGGCCAACAACGGCGGCCCGACGCTAACGCACGCGATATCGCCAGTGTCTCCTGCGTTCAATGCGGGCGATCCAGCGATCCCATTCAACGTTGGTGAATTTGACCAACGTGGCAGCACACCTTTTAGCCGTGTATTGTTCGGCCGAATCGACATCGGTGCTTTTGAAAGTAGCGGCTTTGATTTCGGTGATGCACCCGATTCGTATGGAACGTTGCTGGCCAGCGAAGGTGCACGGCACGAAGCAGTCGGCCCGACTTTGGGTGCAACGCGTGATGGCGAGAGCGATGCGGTGGCACCGCTGGATGGTAGCGGCGACGGCGCCGATGACGACGGAGTCATCTTCGGCACGATCCAAGTCGGACAGACCGATGCGAGTGTGACGGTCAATGTTCAGGGTGCCGCAGGCAAGCTGGATGCCTGGATCGATTTCAACGGTGACGGGACCTTCGATGGACTCGGTGAGCGGATCGCCAGCCGTGCGCTCGTGAACGTCGGTGACAACGTCGTGCTGTTCGATGTGCCCGCCGATGCCGTCAGCGGTCAGACGCTTTACGCGAGAATTCGCTTGAGCACCGCCGGTGGACTCGGTCCACGTGGCCTGGCCTTGGACGGTGAAGTCGAGGATCACCCCCTGACCATCAACCCGCCCGACTTCTCGCGATTTTTCGCTGACAGCGGCCAGTCGCTGGTCAATAGCTCGCTGAGCTATAGCGTAAGTATGGGGGATCTCGATGGCGACGGCGACCTGGACGCCTTCGTCGCCAATGTTCAAGGCGACCACCAGGTGTGGATTAACACCGGCGGCGTGTTCGCGGGCAGCCAAACGCTGGCCAATAGTTTGCGCAGCACTAGCGTGAGTTTGGGGGATCTCGATGGCGACGGCGACCTGGACGCTTTCGTCGCCAATGATCAAGGCGCCCACCAAGTGTGGACCAACACCGGCGGCGTGTTCGCGGGCAGCCAGACGCTGGCCAATAACTTGCGTAGCTTTAGCGTGAGTTTGGGGGATTTCGATGGCGACGGCGACCTGGACGCCTTTGTTGCCAACAATAGCGACGACCACCAGGTGTGGACCAACGCGGGCGGCGTGTTCACCAACAGCCAGTCTCTGGTCAATGGTTTGCGCAGCTATAGCGTGAGTTTGGGGGATATCGACGGCGACGGCGACCTAGACGCCTTCGTTGCCAACGTTGGCGACGACCACCAAGTGTGGACCAACACCAACGGCGTGTTCACCAATAGCCAGTCGCTGGCCAATAGTTCGAATAGCCGTAGTGTACGTTTGGGGGACGTCGATGGCGACGGCGACCTGGACGCTTTTGTCGCCAATTATCAAGGCGACCACCAGGTGTGGACCAACACCGGCGGCGTGTTCGCGGGCAGCCAGTCGCTGGTCAATAGCTCGCTGAGCTATAGCGTAAGTATGGGGGATCTCGATGGCGACGGCGACCTGGACGCTTTTGTCGCCAACTATCAAGGCGACCACCAGGTGTGGACCAACACCAACGGTGTGTTCGCGGGCAGCCAGACGCTGGCGAATAGCTTGGGTGGTCTTAGCGTGAGTTTGGGGGACGTCGATAGCGACGGCGACTTGGACGCCTTGGTCGTCAACTATACCGGCGACCACCAGGTGTGGACCAACGTCAAACCTGACTTCGGTGATGCACCCGATTCGTATGGAACATTGCTGGCTAGCGACGGTGCACGGCACGATACGGTTGGCCCGACTTTGGGTGCAACGCGAGATATTGAGAGCGATGCGGTGGCACCCCTGGACGGTAGCGGCGACGGCGCCGATGACGACGGGGTCTTCTTCGGCACGATCCAAGTCGGGACCGCCATCGCTGGCGTGAACATTGATTTGCAAAACGCCGCGTCGGCTCGCGTCGATGCCTGGATCGATTTTGATGGCAACGGAGTCTGGGACGCCAGCGATCGAATTCTTGACAATGTGTTCGTCAGTGGCGGTTTGCAAACTCTGAACTTTGTTGTGCCCGCCAACGCCGTGGTCGGTGACACCTACGCTCGTGTTCGGGTCAGCTCCGCCGGTGGACTCGGTCCCCATGGCCCGGCATTGGACGGCGAGGTGGAGGACTACTTGGTCACCATCACCAAAAATGTTGTTTTCAACTTGCCGACCGGAGTCAGCAATGACGTCAACCTGCAACTCAATGGCGCCAACGTCGAGGTGACTGATAACAACAATGGGGGTGCCGTAATGTTCACGACGCCACTTTCATCGACACAGTCGCTGACGATCAATGGCGGAACGTTAAACGACAATGTGAACATCGATTTTGACGCGACCACGGCGGGTGGATTCTTTTCGTTTGTTGGTGGCATCGCCTTCAATGGTTCCAATGGAATCGACAAATTGGTCGTCAACGGCACTGGAACTTCGCGAGCAACCTACCATTCCAGCAATAGCACGCTGGGTGATGCAAGTATCACTACACGTGACGGCGCGAATACAAGTGTCGTCGCTTTCACTGGGGTTGAACCACTGGCAGTGACCGGAATGTTGACCTTTGCGGTCGATGGCACCCTAAATGTCGGTGCCGACACGTTGACGATCGAATCAACGTTGATGGCAGCACTCGATGACCTGACCTTGCTGGACGGTGGCACAATCACATCGGCGTCGGGACTGGCGTTGGGATCCGGCGAGAGCTTGATTGGAAACGGAACCATTGACGGGCCGTTCGCTGGCCAAAGCGGCTCGACCGTTTTATTGACCGGCGACCTCACCATCGGTGATGCCGCGGCGTTCAACGGATTCGATACCGACGGCATCCTACGAATCGCCAACCACACGCTAACCTTGATGGATGCGAACCAAGTCGTGCTGGGATCGCTGACCACGCTTGGCAGCAGTGGCAACGCCGGTACGATCATCGCCGCCAACGGAGCACTGATCGACTTCGGCGACAACCTGACCGGTTTCGGCACGCTCGACACGCCCAACGACCTCGCGCTGATGTCCCTGATCAATGGCAGCGTGGATGGCACCAGCCCTGCCCAGCCAATCACATTGCCGGGTTATTCCAAAGGCATCGGCAGCCTGAACAACGTCAACATCACCGGCACACACAGTCCCGGCTTCAGCCCGGCCCAAGTGGTCAACGGCAGCGTGACCTACGCGGCCAGCGCCACGACCATCATCGAGCTGGGCGGTACGACCCCCGGCAGCAGTGGCCATGATCAATTGATTCACACCGGCGCTGTGGCCTTGGGTGGCGACATACAGGTTGTCGAACTCAATGGATTCACACCGAACGTGGGTGATTCATTTGTACTGATGACGTCCAGTGCCGGATTCACCGGCGACTTCGACCGCGTCGAACTTCCCGCCGCACCGCTGGGAAGTGACTGGGACCTCAAGGTTGGCTCCAACGAAGTGCGTTTAACGCTGGTCGACCTCGCCCAAGTCGGCGCGGTGCTCATGGATAACGATACCGGCCAACGTTCACAGATCAGAACGCTTGAAGTTCAGTTTGAAGGAAGCGTCGATATTGAGCCCGGTGCGTTTACTCTCACTAAGCGGGGAAGTCAGGGGGGAACCGTCGATATCACTTTCACCTATCAAGACGACGCCAACGACAACACGATCGCGACGATCCTGTTTGAGTCCACGTCAGTGTTTACCCGTGGTACGCAAAACTCGCTCGTCGACGGTAACTATGAACTTTCCGTTGATCCCAACAAAGTAAGTCGCGCCGGAACTTCCGTCCGACTAGACGGAGACGGCAATGGACTGCAAGGCGGCGACTATGGAATCGGAACGTTAGAAAGCGACAACTTCTTCGCACACTTCGGAGATACCTCTGGCGATCGCATCGTTGGCGTTCCCGAGTACGGTCAGTTCATTCAAACATTCTTCAAACCGACCAACGACGCTGCATTTAATGATCTTTATGACTTCGACGGAGACGGTGTTGTTGGCATCCCCGACTATGGCCAGTTCATTCAGCGGTTTTTTAAGGGAATTGAATACGAGTAA